A window of the Natronomonas salina genome harbors these coding sequences:
- a CDS encoding LAGLIDADG family homing endonuclease, whose translation MNEDTAAVDIADGGLTERTQVLTTDGPIAAAGLEVGDEVYALNPATRILKRKPVTGIERVEYDGPLVHANARRIDWLLHPEQPIPYRTDAIERLRLQRAGDLDELGKYRLVNEWRSLSRPSLEQVDVTEFVDEFQACVEVDCHGHSFRASLPEGCVPVGRNGFTGYHFDAATFKQYQETLESLGTDVRIRDKKGHWRRPYRFDGDDFIRFIGWYVTEGSITEKVNSDSASISISQKIPEYRDRIEQLFERLGISVHASKGSFAFSSNLYARLLTDMCGEGCREKCLPEFVWNLDTEQQELLLQVLLDGDGNDHQIYFTTSRQLADDVLRLCVETSRKPRYTFKEGRGMWRIFVGKVNDQLSSKRQVSMTEDSVTLYRLTIEDYSLVMAGRNGRFQWLGVSSVS comes from the coding sequence ATGAATGAAGACACAGCAGCGGTCGACATTGCGGATGGCGGCCTCACTGAACGAACCCAGGTACTGACGACAGATGGACCGATCGCAGCCGCCGGCCTCGAGGTGGGAGACGAGGTTTATGCGCTCAATCCAGCTACGAGAATACTAAAGCGGAAACCAGTAACGGGAATCGAACGGGTCGAGTACGATGGCCCGCTCGTTCACGCGAACGCTCGCCGGATCGATTGGCTTCTCCATCCTGAGCAGCCAATTCCATATCGGACTGACGCGATAGAGCGGCTCCGGCTGCAGCGCGCTGGTGACCTCGACGAACTCGGAAAATACCGACTCGTCAACGAGTGGCGGTCACTATCGAGGCCATCCCTCGAGCAGGTCGATGTGACCGAGTTCGTCGACGAGTTTCAGGCCTGCGTCGAGGTCGACTGCCACGGGCACAGTTTCAGAGCGTCACTACCCGAGGGATGCGTTCCTGTGGGTCGAAATGGCTTCACCGGCTATCACTTCGATGCTGCCACCTTCAAACAATATCAGGAAACCCTGGAATCGCTGGGAACCGACGTTCGAATCAGGGACAAGAAAGGCCACTGGCGACGACCGTATCGGTTCGACGGAGATGACTTCATCCGATTCATCGGCTGGTACGTCACGGAGGGGAGTATCACAGAGAAGGTCAACAGCGATTCTGCCTCTATCTCTATCTCGCAGAAGATTCCGGAGTACCGAGATCGGATCGAGCAGCTGTTCGAGCGGCTAGGAATCAGTGTCCATGCCTCGAAAGGGTCCTTCGCGTTCTCATCGAATCTCTACGCTCGGTTGCTCACGGATATGTGCGGCGAAGGCTGTCGAGAAAAGTGCCTCCCGGAGTTCGTCTGGAATCTCGATACCGAACAACAGGAGCTGCTGCTGCAGGTGCTACTCGACGGTGACGGAAACGACCATCAGATCTATTTCACGACCAGCCGGCAGCTTGCCGATGATGTTCTCAGATTGTGCGTCGAGACATCGCGTAAGCCTCGATACACGTTCAAAGAGGGGAGAGGGATGTGGCGGATATTCGTGGGGAAGGTCAACGACCAGCTTTCCTCGAAACGACAGGTCAGCATGACGGAGGATAGTGTAACGCTCTATCGACTGACGATAGAAGACTACAGCCTTGTGATGGCTGGGAGGAATGGACGCTTTCAGTGGCTGGGAGTCTCCTCCGTATCGTGA
- a CDS encoding DUF7261 family protein: MTAAAVIAIALTPILLAYLQLGYHPDVQDDSPAVAGDEAVAFLDRSVHNATAATAGDYGWDERDRMAEAVRAAIGNDVGTLESSRLESGIVYDVSYNQTAATEWAGENCDSGPGKRFGDCETDGGVVLQERADEAVLLAVGFDVRAVGPDAETDLTLVVEVGR; encoded by the coding sequence ATGACCGCGGCGGCGGTCATCGCCATCGCGCTCACGCCGATCCTCCTCGCCTACCTCCAGCTGGGCTACCACCCGGACGTACAGGACGACTCGCCGGCCGTCGCCGGGGACGAGGCCGTCGCGTTCCTCGACCGGTCGGTCCATAATGCGACGGCGGCGACGGCCGGCGACTACGGGTGGGACGAGCGGGACCGGATGGCCGAAGCCGTCCGGGCGGCCATCGGGAACGACGTCGGGACGCTCGAGTCCTCGCGTCTCGAGTCGGGAATCGTCTACGACGTCTCGTACAACCAGACGGCTGCGACGGAGTGGGCGGGAGAGAACTGCGACAGCGGTCCCGGCAAGCGGTTCGGCGATTGCGAAACAGACGGCGGAGTCGTCCTCCAGGAACGGGCCGACGAAGCCGTATTACTGGCGGTGGGTTTCGACGTCCGGGCGGTCGGACCCGACGCAGAGACCGACCTCACTCTCGTCGTCGAAGTGGGTCGCTGA